The following are from one region of the Coccinella septempunctata chromosome 7, icCocSept1.1, whole genome shotgun sequence genome:
- the LOC123318042 gene encoding fatty-acid amide hydrolase 2, producing MTRKNSKAKVCAIIKGALLSMLFWLRYYFDMFIDKIFGFFHDSKKQQVCSADNPIILDSATTIARKIRKREVKVEEVVKAFINRIKEVNPILNAVVDNRFKEAIEEAKKIDKQIEIGEITDLDFREKPFLGVPFTSKESTAAEGLSFTFGIFARKGRKAKEDAEIVRLMKNAGGILLGVTNIPQLNMWQETMNPIYGLTRNPYNTTRNVGGSSGGEGSIIAAGGSPIGLGTDIGGSLRIPAFMCGIYGHKPTCNLINTRGLTFRTGKEKDTMVVPGPMTRYAEDIIPLLKVLLDENASKLKLDQRVDIESINIYYIDDPLDPTISAMREEMKECLKKVVDHFETILPQKPQKVGFNGTRYGGKLWRYSMTQEPMSNFVRDLTDRQTELNPVIEILKYICLNRNLALSSVYNMINRLLPAEKADWAEAEIKTLRKQILDKLGDNGVLLYPSAPWPASYHYTAFLRPWNFNLFAIWNAMKLPVTQVPLGLSSEGLPLGIQIVSAPYNDRLTIAVAKHLEKHLGGYVPPFKLEA from the exons ATGACGAGGAAAAATAGTAAAGCCAAAGTGTGTGCAATCATTAAAGGAGCTCTCTTAAGTATGTTATTCTGGTTGAGATATTACTTTGATATGTTCATCGACAAGATATTTGGATTCTTCCACGATTCCAAAAAACAGCAAGTATGTTCAGCAGACAATCCTATTATACTGGATAGTGCTACTACAATAGCTAGAAAAATAAGGAAGCGGGAAGTCAAAGTAGAGGAAGTTGTTAAAGCCTTCATAAATAGAATAAAAGAGGTGAATCCCATTTTGAACGCAGTAGTAGATAACCGATTCAAAGAAGCAATAGAGGAAGCCAAAAAAATCGATAAACAGATAGAGATAGGTGAAATTACAGACCTCGATTTCCGAGAAAAACCTTTCTTAG GTGTACCATTCACTTCCAAAGAAAGTACAGCTGCGGAAGGTTTGTCTTTCACCTTTGGAATCTTTGCACGAAAGGGTAGAAAGGCCAAGGAAGATGCTGAAATTGTTAGGTTAATGAAGAATGCTGGCGGAATACTTCTAG GTGTCACAAATATTCCTCAGTTGAACATGTGGCAAGAGACTATGAATCCGATATATGGCCTCACAAGAAATCCGTATAACACCACAAGAAATGTTGGAGGTTCCTCAGGTGGTGAGGGAAGCATTATAGCTGCTGGAGGATCCCCTATAGGACTCG GGACTGATATAGGTGGATCTCTGAGAATACCAGCTTTCATGTGTGGAATTTACGGCCATAAACCTACATGCAATTTGATTAATACCAGAG GCCTCACCTTCAGAACAGGCAAGGAAAAAGACACAATGGTTGTTCCGGGTCCCATGACCAGATATGCAGAAGATATAATTCCACTTCTGAAAGTACTTCTGGATGAGAATGCCTCGAAATTGAAATTGGACCAACGGGTTGATATTGAAAGcataaatatatattatatagatGATCCTCTCGATCCTACCATCAGTGCAATGAGAGAAGAAATGAAAGAATGTTTGAAAAA GGTTGTTGACCACTTCGAGACTATCCTACCTCAGAAACCACAAAAAGTGGGTTTCAATGGAACAAGGTATGGAGGAAAACTGTGGAGATACTCGATGACTCAAGAACCTATGTCCAACTTTGTAAGAGACCTGACCGATAGGCAGACTGAG CTGAATCCTGTGATTGAAATCCTCAAGTACATATGTCTGAATAGAAACCTGGCTCTATCATCGGTGTACAACATGATCAATAGACTATTACCAGCAGAGAAAGCGGATTGGGCCGAAGCAGAGATTAAAACTTTAAGAAAGCAAATATTG GATAAACTGGGAGACAATGGAGTTCTACTTTACCCCTCTGCACCCTGGCCAGCAAGTTATCACTACACAGCTTTTCTACGTCCCTGGAATTTCAACCTATTCGCCATTTGGAATGCAATGAAACTGCCAGTTACCCAAGTTCCTCTGGGCTTAAGTTCCGAAGGACTGCCCCTTGGTATTCAAATTGTTTCCGCGCCTTATAATGACAGATTAACTATTGCTGTCGCCAAGCATCTGGAAAAGCACTTGGGAGGATATGTTCCACCCTTCAAACTAGAAGCATGA
- the LOC123318043 gene encoding protein yippee-like 2 isoform X2 encodes MVKTFQAYLPQCHRTYSCIHCRAHLANHDELISKSFQGSQGRAYLFNSVVNVGCGPAEERVLLTGLHAVADIYCECCKTILGWKYEHAFESSQKYKEGKFIIELAHMIKENGWD; translated from the exons ATGGTGAAGACGTTTCAGGCCTATTTACCACAATGCCATCGCACCTATTCCTGCATCCACTGCCGGGCCCATTTAGCGAATCACGACGAGCTTATTTCGAAG TCATTCCAAGGCAGCCAAGGACGGGCGTATTTGTTCAACTCGGT aGTAAATGTCGGATGCGGCCCAGCAGAAGAAAGAGTGCTGTTGACAGGACTGCATGCCGTCGCCGATATCTACTGTGAATGCTGCAAAACGATACTTGGCTGGAAATAC GAGCACGCGTTCGAATCCAGCCAGAAATACAAGGAGGGTAAATTCATCATCGAACTAGCTCATATGATCAAGGAAAATGGATGGGACTGA